The DNA region GAGATGGTGATGCCGGGGGACAACGTCTCCGTCACGGTGCAGTTGATTGCCCCGATTGCGATGGAGGAGGGCTTGCGCTTTGCCATTCGCGAAGGCGGCCGCACCGTGGGCGCCGGCGTGGTGGCGAAAATTATTGAGTAATGGACATGCAAAGCCAAAAAATCCGCATCCGTTTGAAAGCGTTTGACTACCGGCTGATTGACCAATCGGCGCTAGAAATAGTCGAGACGGCGAAACGCACCGGCGCGGT from Burkholderiales bacterium includes:
- a CDS encoding elongation factor Tu; amino-acid sequence: EMVMPGDNVSVTVQLIAPIAMEEGLRFAIREGGRTVGAGVVAKIIE